One Solibacillus sp. R5-41 DNA segment encodes these proteins:
- a CDS encoding hemolysin III family protein translates to MQHEYAIDYKNVKEELWNAITHGFGFILSIPACVLLIIYAAQHGTAMHIVSYSIFGTTLILLFLMSTLLHSVPLRYKRIFAILDHSCIYLLIAGTYTPFLLIAIGGTLGFVLLCIIWGLAIFGVVFKFLFIHRFERVSLLLYLVMGWLIIFAVKPIYAYLQWDGFLLLLAGGLFFTFGAIFYAWTRLPYNHAIWHLFVIMGCGCMVSCIYFFM, encoded by the coding sequence ATGCAACATGAGTACGCAATTGATTATAAAAATGTAAAAGAGGAACTATGGAATGCAATAACACATGGATTTGGATTCATTTTAAGCATTCCAGCGTGTGTTTTATTAATTATTTATGCAGCTCAACATGGGACGGCTATGCATATTGTTTCTTATTCTATTTTTGGGACAACATTAATTCTCTTGTTTTTAATGTCGACGCTTTTACATAGTGTACCACTGAGGTACAAACGGATTTTTGCTATTTTGGATCATTCCTGCATTTATTTATTGATTGCCGGGACATATACACCGTTCTTATTAATTGCGATCGGCGGTACATTAGGTTTTGTATTACTTTGTATTATTTGGGGACTTGCAATTTTTGGCGTCGTTTTTAAATTTTTATTTATCCATCGCTTTGAACGCGTTTCACTCCTGCTGTATTTAGTCATGGGCTGGCTCATTATTTTTGCTGTTAAGCCGATTTATGCTTATTTACAATGGGATGGCTTTTTACTGTTACTAGCTGGCGGACTATTTTTTACGTTCGGTGCGATTTTTTACGCATGGACGCGGTTGCCGTATAATCATGCAATTTGGCATCTGTTTGTCATTATGGGCTGTGGCTGTATGGTAAGCTGTATTTATTTCTTCATGTAG
- the msrB gene encoding peptide-methionine (R)-S-oxide reductase MsrB, translating into MNKEQRLKELTELQYYVTQQQGTEPPFRNEFDQHFEQGIYVDIVSGKPLFSSKDKYDAGCGWPAFTKPLDVPEVTEHFDSTHGMRRVEVRSKTADSHLGHVFPDGPKEYGGMRYCINSAALRFIPVSKLQDEGYGEYVAYFE; encoded by the coding sequence ATGAATAAAGAACAGCGCTTAAAAGAATTAACGGAACTACAATATTATGTGACACAACAGCAAGGAACCGAACCACCGTTTCGCAATGAGTTTGATCAGCATTTTGAACAGGGTATTTATGTTGACATCGTATCAGGGAAGCCATTATTCAGCTCAAAGGACAAGTATGATGCAGGTTGTGGTTGGCCCGCTTTCACAAAGCCATTAGATGTACCTGAAGTTACGGAGCACTTTGATAGCACACATGGCATGCGCCGAGTAGAGGTTCGCAGTAAAACAGCCGATTCCCATTTAGGACATGTCTTCCCAGATGGACCAAAAGAATATGGTGGAATGCGCTATTGTATCAACTCAGCCGCATTGCGCTTCATACCTGTTTCAAAATTGCAGGACGAAGGTTACGGTGAGTACGTAGCCTATTTTGAATAA
- a CDS encoding DegV family protein, which produces MGQIHIVTDSTCDLTDEEIKRHGIHIVPLSVQINGKTYKDRIDLQPDTFMDLMRSAEELPKSSQPAPGVFKEIYDELGKDGSQIISIHMTGGMSGTAQSAHQASEMTDSDVTVIDSRYIAFGLAFQLREVIRLRDAGATVEEILSSVEKVRENTRLFVVLDTLDNMVKGGRIGKGKAVVSSLLNIKPIGHLDIGEVTICAKPRSHKQVIKFLMGEFEKDTAGKTVKSIGISHANSIETLVNPLIEQIKATGYEKEIEVAYTSPVISTHTGEGAIGFMYYAE; this is translated from the coding sequence TTGGGACAAATTCATATTGTAACGGATTCAACATGTGATTTAACTGATGAGGAGATTAAGCGACATGGGATTCATATTGTTCCATTATCAGTTCAAATTAATGGGAAAACGTATAAAGACCGCATTGATTTACAACCAGATACATTTATGGATTTAATGCGTAGTGCGGAAGAGCTTCCAAAAAGCTCACAGCCAGCCCCAGGTGTTTTTAAGGAAATTTACGATGAACTTGGAAAAGACGGGTCCCAGATTATTTCGATACATATGACGGGTGGTATGAGTGGGACGGCCCAATCAGCGCATCAAGCATCAGAAATGACGGATTCGGATGTAACGGTTATTGATTCTCGCTATATTGCGTTTGGGTTAGCTTTCCAATTGCGTGAAGTAATTCGTTTACGTGATGCAGGAGCAACGGTTGAAGAAATCTTGTCATCAGTGGAAAAAGTACGTGAAAATACACGTTTATTTGTAGTACTCGATACACTGGATAACATGGTAAAAGGGGGCCGCATCGGAAAAGGAAAAGCCGTCGTAAGCTCTTTATTAAATATTAAACCGATCGGCCATTTAGATATCGGAGAAGTGACAATTTGTGCAAAGCCACGTAGTCACAAGCAAGTTATCAAATTTTTGATGGGCGAATTTGAAAAAGATACGGCTGGAAAAACGGTCAAATCAATCGGAATTTCTCATGCGAATTCTATTGAAACATTAGTTAATCCATTAATCGAACAAATAAAAGCAACAGGCTATGAAAAGGAAATTGAAGTTGCTTATACATCACCTGTTATTAGTACACATACAGGTGAAGGCGCAATTGGCTTTATGTATTACGCTGAATAA
- a CDS encoding LCP family protein, whose product MTERKLRNTSKKRSKITKIVLWSLLILALGVGGTIFYYYNSFQNAISKMNTTGDSTSEKIPDILPHIDPFSVLLLGIDERENDTGRTDTMIVVTVNPDLGTMKMLSIPRDSRVEIVGNGTTEKINHAYARGGIPMSIATVEEALDIPIDFYVAVNMEGFLSIIDVLGNIEVNNDMELIRNEYTFPKGNISLNGEEALIFSRIRYEDPRGDFGRQLRQKQLLEALFAKAKNPSILLKLDDIFEVMGDNVSMNFSQKQILALQKLYGKLDKNIEQIQFEKGEGIRKDGLWYYIFDDGELHDISAKLNAHLEEEPIIEP is encoded by the coding sequence ATGACTGAAAGAAAATTACGCAATACATCTAAAAAGAGATCAAAAATAACTAAAATCGTATTATGGTCGCTATTAATACTGGCTTTAGGGGTTGGTGGAACGATTTTTTATTATTACAATTCATTCCAAAATGCAATTTCAAAAATGAACACTACAGGTGATTCTACATCTGAAAAAATCCCAGATATTTTACCGCATATTGATCCATTCTCCGTATTATTGCTCGGGATTGATGAGCGGGAAAACGATACAGGACGTACGGATACGATGATTGTCGTAACTGTCAATCCCGATTTAGGCACGATGAAAATGTTGAGTATTCCGCGTGATTCTCGTGTGGAGATTGTCGGAAACGGGACAACTGAAAAAATCAATCATGCCTATGCGCGTGGTGGCATTCCAATGTCTATAGCAACAGTAGAAGAAGCACTCGATATTCCAATTGATTTTTATGTGGCAGTCAATATGGAAGGCTTTTTATCCATCATCGACGTACTCGGTAATATCGAGGTGAATAACGATATGGAACTAATCCGTAATGAATATACGTTCCCAAAAGGAAATATTTCACTAAATGGTGAGGAAGCATTAATATTCTCTCGTATTCGCTACGAGGATCCGCGCGGTGATTTTGGTCGCCAGCTTCGTCAAAAACAATTATTAGAGGCTCTTTTTGCAAAGGCTAAAAATCCTTCTATCCTATTGAAGCTTGACGATATTTTTGAAGTAATGGGCGATAATGTTTCAATGAATTTCTCTCAAAAACAAATTTTAGCTTTACAAAAGCTTTATGGCAAACTAGATAAAAATATTGAGCAAATCCAATTTGAAAAAGGCGAAGGTATTCGAAAAGATGGCTTATGGTACTATATTTTCGATGACGGAGAGCTTCATGATATTAGTGCCAAGCTGAATGCACATCTTGAAGAAGAACCCATCATTGAGCCTTAA
- a CDS encoding argininosuccinate synthase, whose protein sequence is MANKKVVLAYSGGLDTSVAIPWLTEQGWDVIAVCLDVGEGKDLEFIKNKALQVGAVESYMVDAKDEFAEDYALISLQGHTWYEQKYPLVSALSRPLISKKLVEIANEVKADAVAHGCTGKGNDQVRFEVSIKALNPDLEVLAPVREWGWSRDEEIEYAQKHGVPIPATLDSPFSIDQNLWGRANEAGVMEDPWVAPPEEAYGLTVALENTPNEAEIVEIEFVAGKPVSLNGTAMKLADLIEKLNEVAGAHGIGRIDHVENRLVGIKSREVYEIPGAQVLLTAHKELEDITLVKELAHFKPMIEHKLSEIIYNGLWFNPIRTALEAFLKETQKYVNGTVRVKLFKGHAIVEGRKSPNSLYSEELATYSKHDKFNHASAVGFIELWGMPTVVASEVAKNK, encoded by the coding sequence ACATCCGTAGCAATTCCATGGTTAACAGAACAAGGGTGGGACGTTATCGCAGTATGTCTTGACGTTGGCGAAGGGAAAGATTTAGAGTTCATTAAAAACAAAGCGCTTCAAGTAGGTGCGGTTGAATCATATATGGTGGATGCGAAAGATGAATTTGCAGAAGATTACGCATTAATTTCTTTACAAGGTCACACATGGTATGAACAAAAATATCCATTAGTATCAGCATTATCTCGTCCATTAATTTCAAAAAAATTAGTTGAAATTGCAAATGAAGTGAAGGCCGATGCAGTAGCGCATGGTTGTACGGGTAAGGGGAATGACCAAGTCCGTTTTGAAGTTTCGATTAAGGCGTTAAATCCAGATTTAGAAGTTTTAGCACCTGTACGTGAGTGGGGCTGGAGCCGTGATGAGGAAATCGAATACGCACAAAAGCATGGCGTTCCGATTCCCGCAACACTTGACTCACCATTTTCAATCGACCAAAACTTATGGGGTCGTGCGAATGAAGCGGGCGTAATGGAAGATCCTTGGGTAGCACCACCAGAAGAAGCGTATGGCTTAACTGTTGCACTTGAAAATACACCCAACGAAGCAGAAATCGTAGAAATCGAATTTGTAGCAGGTAAACCAGTTTCTTTAAATGGTACAGCTATGAAGCTAGCAGATTTAATTGAAAAATTAAATGAAGTAGCAGGTGCACATGGTATTGGACGTATTGACCATGTAGAAAACCGTTTAGTAGGAATTAAATCACGTGAAGTGTACGAAATTCCAGGTGCACAAGTGTTATTAACAGCGCATAAGGAATTAGAAGACATTACGCTTGTTAAAGAGCTTGCACATTTCAAGCCAATGATCGAGCATAAATTATCTGAAATCATTTACAACGGTTTATGGTTCAACCCAATCCGTACTGCTTTAGAAGCTTTCTTAAAAGAAACGCAAAAGTATGTAAATGGTACAGTTCGCGTAAAATTATTCAAAGGTCATGCGATTGTTGAAGGACGTAAATCACCAAATTCTTTATACTCTGAAGAATTAGCGACGTACTCAAAACATGACAAGTTCAATCATGCATCAGCAGTAGGCTTTATCGAATTATGGGGTATGCCTACAGTTGTAGCATCAGAAGTAGCTAAAAATAAATAA
- a CDS encoding GDSL-type esterase/lipase family protein, with product MWRFVFIFIFVLSLAGCSVTIDQKNSEPKDNELNQEEQQLDDTKVTESTIEQESEQYQDSNGFVDLLENVFNIDWSTRVDVEARDVKYLALGDSLTRGIGDETKEFGYTIRLQKELEKWSAVKEVELDNRGKNGRRSDQLLALLQKGHYDEEIAGADLITVTLGGNDVMKVVKKNIFKLQKTMFDKEVPKFTANYEEIMAEIRMRNPEVPIILVGFYNPFSIIVDEITPFEPIVREWNTTIEDLAKQDENACFVSIEDLFTSNEDMVYHVDFFHPNSAGYDRMTRRIIETMQQCNIKQMSDGLFGFEEWENE from the coding sequence ATGTGGCGATTTGTTTTCATCTTCATTTTTGTGTTAAGTCTCGCGGGATGCTCGGTTACGATCGATCAAAAAAATAGTGAGCCTAAAGATAATGAGCTCAATCAAGAAGAGCAGCAACTAGACGACACGAAAGTGACTGAATCCACAATTGAACAGGAAAGTGAACAATATCAGGACTCGAATGGATTCGTTGATTTACTTGAAAATGTGTTTAATATAGATTGGTCTACTAGGGTCGATGTAGAGGCAAGAGATGTGAAGTATTTAGCGTTGGGAGACTCCTTAACAAGAGGCATTGGGGATGAGACAAAGGAATTTGGATACACAATTAGACTTCAAAAGGAACTTGAGAAATGGTCCGCGGTTAAAGAGGTGGAGCTAGATAATCGAGGGAAAAATGGGCGCCGCAGTGATCAATTATTAGCACTCTTGCAAAAGGGGCATTATGATGAGGAAATAGCAGGTGCAGACTTGATTACGGTGACACTTGGTGGCAATGATGTCATGAAGGTTGTTAAGAAAAATATATTTAAGTTACAAAAAACGATGTTTGATAAAGAAGTACCGAAATTTACTGCCAACTATGAAGAAATTATGGCTGAAATTCGTATGAGAAATCCGGAAGTACCGATTATTTTGGTTGGTTTTTATAACCCCTTCTCCATAATCGTCGATGAAATTACACCATTCGAACCAATCGTCCGTGAGTGGAATACCACTATTGAGGATTTAGCAAAACAGGATGAAAATGCATGTTTTGTTTCGATTGAGGATTTATTTACATCAAATGAGGACATGGTATATCATGTAGACTTCTTTCATCCGAATAGTGCTGGCTATGACCGGATGACGAGACGAATTATCGAAACGATGCAGCAATGTAATATTAAACAAATGTCGGATGGTTTATTTGGTTTTGAGGAGTGGGAAAATGAATAG
- a CDS encoding YpmS family protein: protein MNRWKIAFLILAGAIIFAAAGLFYYATADVEQAVIQDPVHPKGNVLTVETTAKEFEAIAKKYLSDEMKKTPIQLEMAIEDKIYLYSTLKAFNVEVPIQMDYEPIVKDGNIILKQTAVHVGKANISPKAVLKLIHGNVEFPTWITVQPNDEQIYVDLSLINIASGSRVRAKEIDLAKDKILLEVIIPNEKK from the coding sequence ATGAATAGGTGGAAGATTGCATTTTTAATCCTTGCTGGGGCGATTATTTTCGCCGCAGCTGGACTTTTTTATTATGCTACGGCAGATGTGGAGCAGGCGGTCATACAAGATCCAGTGCATCCAAAAGGCAATGTGCTAACGGTGGAAACGACGGCAAAAGAATTTGAAGCAATTGCAAAAAAATATTTAAGTGACGAAATGAAAAAAACGCCGATCCAATTGGAAATGGCTATTGAGGATAAAATTTATTTATACAGCACATTAAAGGCTTTTAATGTGGAAGTACCGATTCAAATGGATTACGAACCGATTGTGAAAGATGGTAACATTATTTTGAAGCAAACGGCTGTGCATGTTGGAAAAGCCAATATTTCTCCAAAAGCGGTGCTGAAGCTGATTCATGGTAACGTAGAATTTCCCACTTGGATAACGGTTCAACCGAATGACGAGCAAATTTATGTTGATTTATCGCTTATCAATATTGCATCGGGTTCAAGGGTGCGTGCAAAAGAAATTGATTTAGCAAAAGATAAAATATTGTTAGAAGTAATCATACCAAATGAAAAGAAGTAG
- the argH gene encoding argininosuccinate lyase, whose amino-acid sequence MAKLWGGRFQKSAEAWVDEFGASIGFDQQLVLEDLEGSVAHVTMLGAQEILPHEDVEKILAGLAQLKVKAEAGELEFSVANEDIHLNLEKMLIDLIGPVGGKLHTGRSRNDQVATDMHLFLKKRVPEVIGLIESFQTTIIDQAQQHVETIAPGYTHLQRAQPISFAHHLMVYFWQLQRDKERFGESMKRIDILPLGAGAMAGTTFPIDRLKSAELLGFSDVYANSMDAVSDRDFIVEFLSNSALLMTHLSRFAEEIIIWSTDEFKFIELDDAFSTGSSIMPQKKNPDMAELIRGKAGRAFGNLVGLLTVLKGTPLTYNKDMQEDKEGMFDTMETVLGSLKIFEGMVRTMTVNTARLHSAVHSDFSNATELADYLATKGMPFREAHEVTGKLVFTCIQQGIYLLDLPLAEMQNESALIEQDIYDVLAPEAAVSRRNSLGGTGFEQVKIQLQQAKALLG is encoded by the coding sequence ATGGCGAAATTATGGGGCGGTCGTTTCCAAAAATCCGCAGAAGCTTGGGTAGATGAATTTGGGGCTTCTATCGGCTTTGACCAACAATTAGTGCTGGAAGATCTAGAAGGCTCAGTAGCACACGTTACGATGCTCGGTGCACAGGAGATTTTACCGCATGAAGATGTCGAGAAAATTTTAGCGGGGTTAGCGCAATTAAAAGTAAAGGCAGAAGCAGGAGAGCTTGAATTTTCTGTTGCCAATGAGGATATTCATTTAAATTTAGAAAAAATGCTGATTGACTTGATTGGTCCAGTAGGTGGCAAACTTCATACAGGGCGTTCTCGTAATGACCAAGTGGCAACAGATATGCATTTATTCTTAAAAAAACGTGTTCCTGAAGTGATTGGTTTAATTGAAAGCTTCCAAACAACAATTATTGATCAAGCACAGCAACACGTTGAAACGATTGCACCGGGCTATACGCATTTACAACGTGCACAGCCAATTTCATTTGCGCATCATTTAATGGTTTATTTCTGGCAGCTACAACGCGATAAAGAGCGTTTTGGTGAATCAATGAAGCGTATTGATATTTTACCATTAGGTGCAGGCGCGATGGCAGGTACAACTTTCCCAATTGATCGCTTAAAATCAGCGGAATTGCTTGGTTTTAGTGATGTGTATGCGAATTCAATGGATGCTGTTAGTGACCGTGACTTTATCGTAGAATTTTTATCAAATTCAGCGCTGTTAATGACGCATTTATCACGCTTTGCGGAAGAAATAATCATTTGGTCTACGGATGAATTTAAATTTATCGAGCTTGATGATGCATTTTCTACGGGTTCATCAATCATGCCACAAAAGAAAAATCCAGATATGGCGGAGTTGATCCGTGGTAAGGCAGGACGTGCATTTGGTAATTTGGTAGGCCTACTAACGGTTTTAAAAGGGACACCACTTACGTATAACAAAGATATGCAAGAGGACAAAGAGGGCATGTTCGATACGATGGAAACTGTACTAGGCTCACTTAAAATTTTCGAAGGTATGGTCCGTACGATGACGGTCAATACGGCACGTTTACATAGCGCTGTACATTCGGACTTCTCAAATGCGACGGAACTTGCGGATTATTTAGCAACTAAAGGTATGCCATTCCGCGAAGCTCATGAAGTAACAGGGAAATTAGTATTCACCTGCATTCAGCAAGGCATTTACTTACTGGACCTACCGTTAGCGGAAATGCAAAATGAATCGGCATTAATCGAACAAGATATTTACGACGTGCTGGCACCAGAAGCGGCGGTAAGTCGTCGTAATTCACTTGGTGGTACAGGCTTTGAACAAGTGAAAATTCAATTACAACAAGCAAAAGCATTATTAGGCTAA
- a CDS encoding dihydrofolate reductase, which translates to MISLIVAHDKNYVIGYENSMPWHLPGDLQYFKEMTMGKPIIMGRKTFESIGRPLPGRRNIVITRNADYEAQGVEVVGSLDEALLLVKDVEEIMIIGGAQIFEQAMTIADKLYITVIHHEFNGDTYFPKYEQWQRTSCQETITAKEGYTFQYCIYEK; encoded by the coding sequence ATGATTTCACTAATTGTAGCGCATGATAAAAACTATGTAATCGGCTATGAAAACTCAATGCCGTGGCATTTACCAGGAGATTTACAGTATTTCAAGGAAATGACGATGGGCAAGCCAATTATTATGGGGAGAAAAACATTTGAATCAATCGGTCGTCCGCTACCAGGTCGTCGCAATATTGTCATTACGCGAAATGCGGATTATGAAGCACAAGGCGTTGAAGTAGTAGGAAGCTTAGATGAGGCACTGTTACTTGTAAAAGATGTAGAGGAAATAATGATTATTGGCGGTGCTCAAATATTCGAGCAAGCAATGACGATAGCCGATAAATTATACATTACTGTAATCCATCATGAATTTAACGGGGATACGTATTTCCCGAAATATGAACAGTGGCAACGTACCTCATGTCAGGAAACGATCACTGCAAAAGAAGGTTACACATTCCAGTACTGTATATATGAAAAATAA
- a CDS encoding YozE family protein translates to MEKSFYHYAITFRGGDWSDNKTKFSESMFIDPGFPKTSSNFDELSSYIELQSNEYLTTSAFDELWDLYALKYDI, encoded by the coding sequence TTGGAAAAATCATTTTATCACTATGCTATAACGTTTCGAGGGGGAGATTGGTCTGATAATAAGACTAAATTTTCGGAAAGTATGTTCATTGATCCTGGGTTTCCGAAAACTTCATCAAATTTCGACGAACTTTCTTCTTATATTGAATTGCAATCTAATGAGTATTTGACAACATCAGCCTTCGATGAGCTGTGGGATTTGTATGCGCTGAAGTATGATATATGA
- a CDS encoding methyl-accepting chemotaxis protein, producing the protein MSFLLKRKKSNRQAEKSKKASKKTKSNFFFLHSIRGRIILSFSTLLTIIIAMQILSYINITNLQNSLRDFADENLKEQMQINSLASDIAKLTSHEQTFLITGDEKYLQAFEKTKSLIDTNLETILASLENREEEAKAASSIKQFYLNYISYSNTTIEVRQKYGYENAATLFKNSGSQNFKNYIDEHTATLISLLEQNNEKTILELEAFALASKISFFILSAIAMFITISLSIVLSKSIRRNTHAINHSIIDIAQAGGDLTRRVQVKTKDEFAQIADSTNILIDSISTLVKRVSNLAENVSGSSQELMALADENSHTINSIANSTLDIANDSTEIMKRIGVAANEMHTLEQSMHELTEKAREVQQASIEMKNAAYIGSQSVTQSSNVMLEIEETMASTSATVEALGRKSTDITSIIGTITAIAEQTNLLALNAAIEAARAGEHGRGFAVVANEVRKLAEQSQLAASKVSTIVGSIQSEVSSIIEQNVTGVQTVIRGVEVANETTNSLQNILKQTETTSTILSHMVEQIEQTLLNSHDVTASFVHVTAIAENTASNTEKSAAAATQGSSSMQQINASAVDLATQADDLRSVVNEFKI; encoded by the coding sequence GTGAGTTTTTTGCTTAAGAGAAAAAAATCTAATCGCCAAGCAGAAAAAAGCAAGAAAGCATCTAAAAAAACGAAATCGAATTTTTTTTTCTTGCATTCGATTCGTGGTAGAATTATTTTAAGCTTTTCTACATTATTGACGATTATTATCGCGATGCAAATTTTATCTTATATTAATATCACAAATTTGCAAAATAGTCTTAGAGACTTTGCTGATGAAAATTTAAAAGAACAAATGCAAATCAACAGTTTAGCAAGTGATATTGCTAAGCTTACTAGTCATGAACAAACATTTTTAATTACAGGTGATGAAAAATATTTACAAGCATTTGAAAAGACTAAATCACTCATTGATACCAATTTAGAAACGATCCTTGCTTCGCTTGAAAATCGTGAAGAAGAAGCAAAAGCAGCGAGTTCGATTAAACAATTCTACTTGAATTATATTTCTTATTCTAATACGACAATTGAAGTGCGTCAAAAATACGGGTATGAAAATGCGGCAACCTTATTCAAAAATAGCGGAAGTCAAAATTTCAAAAATTACATCGATGAACATACAGCAACGCTAATTAGTTTATTAGAGCAAAATAATGAGAAGACCATTTTAGAATTGGAAGCGTTTGCACTTGCTTCAAAAATATCATTTTTCATTTTGTCCGCTATAGCTATGTTTATTACGATTTCATTAAGTATCGTTTTATCTAAATCGATTCGACGTAATACGCATGCCATCAATCATTCCATTATTGATATTGCACAGGCTGGTGGCGATTTAACACGTCGCGTTCAAGTAAAAACGAAGGACGAGTTCGCGCAAATTGCCGATTCAACAAATATTTTAATTGATTCGATTTCAACATTAGTTAAACGTGTTTCGAACTTAGCTGAAAATGTGTCGGGCAGTTCTCAGGAGCTAATGGCCTTAGCCGATGAAAATTCGCACACCATTAATTCCATTGCTAATTCGACATTGGACATTGCCAATGATAGTACAGAAATTATGAAAAGAATTGGCGTTGCAGCAAATGAAATGCACACGTTGGAGCAATCAATGCATGAGTTAACGGAAAAAGCACGTGAAGTACAGCAGGCATCTATCGAGATGAAAAATGCCGCGTATATCGGCAGTCAATCCGTTACGCAATCATCCAATGTGATGTTAGAAATAGAAGAAACGATGGCGAGTACATCGGCTACAGTAGAAGCTTTAGGTCGTAAATCAACGGACATCACGTCGATTATTGGCACCATTACCGCCATTGCTGAACAAACAAATTTACTGGCATTAAATGCGGCAATTGAGGCGGCAAGAGCTGGTGAGCATGGTCGTGGATTTGCCGTTGTAGCGAATGAAGTGCGTAAATTAGCCGAGCAATCTCAATTGGCTGCGAGCAAGGTGTCAACGATTGTTGGCTCGATTCAAAGTGAAGTCAGTTCGATTATTGAGCAAAACGTAACCGGCGTACAAACAGTTATTCGTGGTGTCGAGGTAGCAAACGAAACGACCAATTCACTTCAAAATATTTTGAAACAAACCGAGACGACATCAACGATTTTAAGCCATATGGTGGAACAAATTGAACAAACTCTATTAAATAGTCACGACGTTACAGCTTCTTTCGTCCACGTAACAGCGATTGCTGAAAATACAGCGTCGAATACAGAAAAAAGTGCTGCTGCAGCTACACAAGGCTCTTCTTCCATGCAGCAAATCAATGCTTCTGCAGTAGATCTCGCAACGCAGGCCGATGATTTAAGAAGTGTTGTGAATGAATTTAAAATTTAA
- the msrA gene encoding peptide-methionine (S)-S-oxide reductase MsrA gives MTTQLATFAGGCFWCMVKPFDEQPGINSVLSGYTGGHVENPTYEQVCSETTGHLEAVQIAFDPELYPYEQLVELYWTLIDPTDAGGQFYDRGESYSTAIFYENEQQKEIAEASKARLEASGKFLTPVAVKILPAKTFYKAEEYHQHYYKKNPAHYNRYSVGSGRVAFIEKHWGGKEHE, from the coding sequence ATGACAACACAATTAGCAACGTTCGCAGGAGGATGTTTTTGGTGCATGGTGAAGCCGTTCGATGAGCAGCCTGGCATTAATAGTGTCCTATCGGGTTATACCGGGGGACATGTTGAAAATCCGACGTACGAGCAAGTTTGTAGTGAAACAACGGGCCATTTGGAGGCGGTGCAAATTGCCTTTGATCCAGAATTGTACCCGTATGAGCAGCTTGTGGAACTGTACTGGACTTTAATTGATCCAACTGATGCAGGCGGACAATTTTATGACCGAGGGGAATCGTATTCAACGGCCATTTTTTATGAAAATGAACAGCAAAAAGAAATTGCAGAAGCATCGAAAGCCCGTCTTGAAGCGAGTGGGAAATTTCTTACACCGGTTGCAGTGAAAATCCTTCCTGCTAAGACATTTTATAAGGCGGAGGAATACCATCAGCACTATTACAAGAAAAATCCTGCACATTACAATCGCTATTCAGTCGGTTCAGGTCGCGTAGCATTTATTGAAAAGCATTGGGGGGGAAAAGAACATGAATAA